The Carettochelys insculpta isolate YL-2023 chromosome 18, ASM3395843v1, whole genome shotgun sequence genome window below encodes:
- the RTN4R gene encoding reticulon-4 receptor isoform X2 — protein MVIPTEIPIQTQRIFLHNNKITLVKSTSFSSCRNMTILWIHSNNISLIESGAFSGLNKLEELDLSDNVNLKYINPTTFRGLVHLHTLHLDRCGLLELSTGLFRGLFSLQYLYLQDNNLQNLMDDTFLDLANLTYLFLHGNKIKSLSENVFRGLINLDRLLLHQNRVSLVHRRSFHDLGKVMTLYLFNNNLTVLTGETMAPLVSLQYLRLNGNQWICDCQAQSLWNWFRQFKGSSSELECHLPANLAGRDLKRLQSSDLEGCVDSSNQIRTSVFSTKTRSGRLPTTDSPLNSHDSSRKCCQPEMDKSFIYEAKGKAGPSSHSSRPSPNNPFKDKENMSKTKYIETDPSKNGSNKQINDSPFGTFPSLVDPPLTKLKPEFLAPIEPSTVPTRKRQGCSKKNKSKAQCRLTQQGNSSTSQPSLSPMLPILVWSLLWLY, from the coding sequence ATGGTAATCCCCACTGAGATCCCCATACAGACCCAGCGCATTTTCCTGCACAACAACAAGATAACTCTGGTGAAGTCCACCAGCTTCAGCTCCTGCCGCAACATGACCATCCTGTGGATCCATTCCAACAACATCAGCCTCATCGAGTCCGGGGCATTTTCTGGGCTCAACAAACTGGAGGAGTTAGACCTCAGTGACAATGTGAACTTGAAGTACATCAATCCCACAACTTTCCGGGGTCTTGTTCACCTTCACACCTTACACCTCGATCGCTGTGGGCTCCTGGAGCTCTCCACGGGGCTTTTCCGAGGCTTGTTCTCCTTGCAGTATCTCTATCTTCAGGATAATAACCTCCAGAACCTGATGGATGACACTTTCCTAGATCTTGCAAATCTCACCTACCTGTTTTTGCATGGTAATAAAATTAAGAGCTTGTCAGAGAACGTCTTTCGTGGATTGATCAATCTGGATCGACTCCTGTTGCACCAGAACAGAGTCAGTCTGGTTCACCGCAGGTCTTTTCATGACCTTGGGAAAGTGATGACCTTGTATCTGTTCAATAACAACTTGACAGTGCTCACGGGAGAAACAATGGCTCCCTTGGTGTCCCTCCAATACCTGCGTTTAAATGGCAACCAGTGGATCTGTGACTGTCAGGCTCAGTCTCTCTGGAATTGGTTTAGACAGTTTAAAGGGTCTTCATCGGAGCtggagtgccatctgcctgctaACTTGGCAGGGAGAGACCTCAAAAgactgcagagcagcgacctggaaGGGTGTGTTGACTCTTCCAATCAGATAAGAACAAGTGTTTTTAGTACTAAGACCAGATCTGGCAGACTGCCAACCACCGATTCCCCTCTAAATTCCCATGACAGCTCCCGGAAATGCTGCCAGCCGGAAATGGATAAATCTTTTATTTATGAAGCCAAGGGCAAAGCGGGTCCATCGTCACACAGCAGCCGGCCGTCCCCCAACAACCCTTTCAAAGATAAGGAGAACATGTCCAAAACCAAGTACATTGAAACGGACCCTTCCAAAAATGGGAGCAACAAGCAGATAAACGACTCCCCTTTCGGGACTTTCCCCAGCCTTGTAGACCCTCCATTGACCAAGTTGAAACCAGAATTCCTAGCTCCCATTGAACCCTCCACAGTCCCAACCAGAAAGAGGCAGGGATGCTctaaaaaaaacaagtcaaaggCCCAGTGCCGCCTCACCCAGCAAGGAAACAGCTCCACGTCGCAGCCAAGCCTAAGTCCTATGCTTCCCATCTTGGTGTGGAGCTTACTGTGGCTCTACTAA
- the RTN4R gene encoding reticulon-4 receptor isoform X1, producing MKRAIAEGSKLLILVLWLNIQSEVESCPGACVCYSEPKITISCQQQGLMVIPTEIPIQTQRIFLHNNKITLVKSTSFSSCRNMTILWIHSNNISLIESGAFSGLNKLEELDLSDNVNLKYINPTTFRGLVHLHTLHLDRCGLLELSTGLFRGLFSLQYLYLQDNNLQNLMDDTFLDLANLTYLFLHGNKIKSLSENVFRGLINLDRLLLHQNRVSLVHRRSFHDLGKVMTLYLFNNNLTVLTGETMAPLVSLQYLRLNGNQWICDCQAQSLWNWFRQFKGSSSELECHLPANLAGRDLKRLQSSDLEGCVDSSNQIRTSVFSTKTRSGRLPTTDSPLNSHDSSRKCCQPEMDKSFIYEAKGKAGPSSHSSRPSPNNPFKDKENMSKTKYIETDPSKNGSNKQINDSPFGTFPSLVDPPLTKLKPEFLAPIEPSTVPTRKRQGCSKKNKSKAQCRLTQQGNSSTSQPSLSPMLPILVWSLLWLY from the coding sequence GAAGCAAACTGCTGATTTTGGTGCTTTGGTTGAACATCCAGTCAGAAGTGGAGTCTTGCCCCGGGGCGTGCGTATGCTATAGTGAACCCAAGATCACAATAAGTTGTCAGCAGCAGGGTCTGATGGTAATCCCCACTGAGATCCCCATACAGACCCAGCGCATTTTCCTGCACAACAACAAGATAACTCTGGTGAAGTCCACCAGCTTCAGCTCCTGCCGCAACATGACCATCCTGTGGATCCATTCCAACAACATCAGCCTCATCGAGTCCGGGGCATTTTCTGGGCTCAACAAACTGGAGGAGTTAGACCTCAGTGACAATGTGAACTTGAAGTACATCAATCCCACAACTTTCCGGGGTCTTGTTCACCTTCACACCTTACACCTCGATCGCTGTGGGCTCCTGGAGCTCTCCACGGGGCTTTTCCGAGGCTTGTTCTCCTTGCAGTATCTCTATCTTCAGGATAATAACCTCCAGAACCTGATGGATGACACTTTCCTAGATCTTGCAAATCTCACCTACCTGTTTTTGCATGGTAATAAAATTAAGAGCTTGTCAGAGAACGTCTTTCGTGGATTGATCAATCTGGATCGACTCCTGTTGCACCAGAACAGAGTCAGTCTGGTTCACCGCAGGTCTTTTCATGACCTTGGGAAAGTGATGACCTTGTATCTGTTCAATAACAACTTGACAGTGCTCACGGGAGAAACAATGGCTCCCTTGGTGTCCCTCCAATACCTGCGTTTAAATGGCAACCAGTGGATCTGTGACTGTCAGGCTCAGTCTCTCTGGAATTGGTTTAGACAGTTTAAAGGGTCTTCATCGGAGCtggagtgccatctgcctgctaACTTGGCAGGGAGAGACCTCAAAAgactgcagagcagcgacctggaaGGGTGTGTTGACTCTTCCAATCAGATAAGAACAAGTGTTTTTAGTACTAAGACCAGATCTGGCAGACTGCCAACCACCGATTCCCCTCTAAATTCCCATGACAGCTCCCGGAAATGCTGCCAGCCGGAAATGGATAAATCTTTTATTTATGAAGCCAAGGGCAAAGCGGGTCCATCGTCACACAGCAGCCGGCCGTCCCCCAACAACCCTTTCAAAGATAAGGAGAACATGTCCAAAACCAAGTACATTGAAACGGACCCTTCCAAAAATGGGAGCAACAAGCAGATAAACGACTCCCCTTTCGGGACTTTCCCCAGCCTTGTAGACCCTCCATTGACCAAGTTGAAACCAGAATTCCTAGCTCCCATTGAACCCTCCACAGTCCCAACCAGAAAGAGGCAGGGATGCTctaaaaaaaacaagtcaaaggCCCAGTGCCGCCTCACCCAGCAAGGAAACAGCTCCACGTCGCAGCCAAGCCTAAGTCCTATGCTTCCCATCTTGGTGTGGAGCTTACTGTGGCTCTACTAA